In one Bacillus thuringiensis genomic region, the following are encoded:
- a CDS encoding nitroreductase family protein, protein MTTYTSIANVIKERRSVRTFTDKAVEKDLLIELLNDATWAPNHKHREPWNCKLYIGEGRKKLVDAVLNSFTEEERAKRGKILSDRFLSTPAQIVVYINEDPRQIQRDEDYAATCAFMQNFQLLAWERGLGCVWKSGGLNYNPLFIEGIGLTRGQRIVGILHIGYFDKAPEGKARTPITEKMEIIEG, encoded by the coding sequence ATGACTACATATACTTCCATCGCAAATGTGATTAAAGAAAGACGCTCTGTTCGTACATTTACAGACAAAGCAGTAGAAAAAGATTTATTAATTGAACTATTAAACGATGCAACATGGGCACCTAATCATAAGCACCGTGAACCATGGAATTGTAAACTATACATCGGAGAAGGCCGCAAGAAATTAGTAGATGCAGTATTAAACTCTTTCACAGAAGAAGAAAGAGCGAAACGCGGTAAAATTTTATCAGATCGTTTCTTAAGCACGCCTGCACAAATCGTTGTATATATAAATGAAGATCCACGTCAAATTCAGCGTGACGAAGATTACGCTGCAACATGTGCATTTATGCAAAACTTCCAACTTCTTGCTTGGGAACGCGGATTAGGTTGCGTTTGGAAATCAGGCGGATTAAACTACAATCCATTATTTATAGAAGGAATCGGTTTAACAAGAGGCCAACGTATCGTTGGAATTCTTCATATCGGTTATTTTGATAAAGCGCCTGAAGGAAAAGCGCGTACTCCGATTACGGAGAAGATGGAGATTATTGAAGGTTAA
- the spoVR gene encoding stage V sporulation protein SpoVR, which produces MRASDDKALQYAIAEITEIATGFGLDFYPMRYEICPAEIIYTFGAYGMPTRFSHWSFGKQFFRMKLQYDLGLSKIYELVINSDPCYAFLLDTNSLIQNKLIVAHVLAHCDFFKNNIRFSNTKRDMVESMSATAERVKAYEHKYGKEEVETFLDAVLAIQEHIDPSLMRPKLTWSIDDLEEEEIEKKKVSQYDDLWNLDNRNKKQERSNVRKKKKIPPKPEKDLLLFIEEYSRELEDWQRDILTMMREEMLYFWPQLETKIMNEGWASFWHQRILREMDLTSDEAIEFAKLNAGVVQPSKTSINPYYLGIKMFEDIEERYNNPTEEMKRRGVKPGSGRDKIFEVREIEWDVSFLRNYLNKDLVMREDMYLFQRQGKEYKVIDKEWEHVRDQLVNMRTNGGFPYLVVEDGDYLKNGELYIKHSYEGIELDLKYLEKVLPYLHQLWGRTVHMESIVESKGVVFSYDGKMVHRKYV; this is translated from the coding sequence ATGAGAGCAAGTGACGATAAAGCACTGCAATATGCGATTGCGGAAATTACGGAAATTGCGACTGGATTTGGGCTTGATTTTTATCCGATGCGTTATGAAATATGTCCAGCGGAAATTATTTATACATTTGGTGCATATGGGATGCCAACAAGGTTTTCACATTGGAGTTTTGGAAAACAATTTTTCAGAATGAAATTACAATACGATTTAGGACTTAGTAAAATATACGAACTCGTTATTAACTCTGATCCATGTTACGCCTTTTTATTAGATACGAACTCGTTAATTCAAAACAAATTAATTGTAGCGCACGTTTTAGCACACTGTGATTTCTTCAAAAATAATATTCGTTTTTCAAATACGAAGCGGGATATGGTAGAAAGTATGTCGGCGACAGCTGAACGGGTGAAAGCATATGAGCATAAGTACGGAAAAGAAGAGGTAGAAACATTTTTAGATGCCGTACTTGCCATTCAAGAGCATATTGATCCCTCGCTTATGCGTCCGAAACTCACATGGAGTATCGATGATTTAGAAGAGGAAGAAATAGAAAAGAAAAAGGTGTCGCAATACGATGACTTATGGAATTTAGATAATCGTAATAAAAAACAGGAACGTTCCAATGTGCGTAAAAAGAAGAAAATCCCACCAAAGCCAGAGAAAGATTTACTTCTCTTTATTGAAGAATATAGCCGTGAGTTAGAAGATTGGCAGCGAGACATATTAACGATGATGCGTGAAGAAATGTTATATTTCTGGCCGCAGCTTGAAACAAAGATCATGAACGAAGGATGGGCGTCCTTCTGGCATCAACGCATACTTCGCGAAATGGACTTAACATCTGATGAAGCCATCGAATTTGCGAAATTAAATGCAGGTGTTGTACAGCCATCAAAAACGAGCATTAATCCATACTACCTCGGTATTAAAATGTTTGAAGATATTGAAGAACGCTACAACAACCCGACAGAAGAAATGAAACGAAGAGGCGTCAAACCAGGATCTGGTCGTGACAAAATCTTTGAAGTGCGCGAAATCGAATGGGACGTATCGTTCTTAAGAAACTACTTAAATAAAGATCTTGTAATGAGAGAAGATATGTACTTATTCCAGCGCCAAGGAAAAGAATATAAAGTAATAGATAAAGAGTGGGAACATGTACGTGATCAGCTCGTAAATATGCGTACAAATGGCGGCTTCCCGTACTTAGTAGTAGAAGATGGAGACTACTTAAAGAACGGGGAATTATACATTAAACATAGTTACGAAGGAATCGAGCTTGATTTAAAATACTTAGAAAAGGTATTACCATACCTTCATCAGCTGTGGGGAAGAACAGTGCATATGGAGTCGATTGTGGAGAGTAAGGGCGTTGTGTTTTCTTATGATGGGAAGATGGTGCATCGGAAGTATGTGTGA